The region TGACCGGAAATGTGGGCCTCTGGTCGGTAACCGAAGATACTCTCAAGTAGCGTGGTCTTCCCGCAGCCCGATTCCCCCACCAGTCCCGTGGCGGTGCCTGGGTGCAGGGTGAAGGAAACGCCTTCCACGGCCCGTATCCCTCCGGCGTATTCCACCGTCAAGTTCTTGATTTCCAGTAACGGTTGTGTCATCCCTAAGGAGGGGAACAAAGTTCCCCGTGGCCTCCCTTCGGTGCTTTCCACCAAGCTATTTCCCATGGGTCGTTCCGTCAATTCCCCGATAAACTAAAGCCAAGGCCAGCAGCACCCAGGTGATGGCCACCTGGGGCGCCAGCAGCCACCATTTCCAAAAGTCTGTGTGCCAAAGGGCGGGAAAGGCCAGGGCTTGGCGGATCAGTTGTCCCCAGCTGGGGACCGTGGGATCCCCCAGTCCCAACAGGGCCAGGCCTGCCTCCGCCATCACGGCGCGGTTGGCTACCCGCAGGGCCGAAAGTCCCATTAATGGCGCCAAGGAGGGCAAGAGATGCCGAAAGAACAGGTACAGGGGTCCGGCGCCATAGCTGCGGGCGGCTTTCACAAACCGGGCTTCTTTCAACTGCGCGGTGTTGGCCCGGATGAGCCGGGCAGGCATCATCCAGGAAAACAGGGTTAAGACCAGGATGGTATTTCGTAAACTGGGCCCTAACCACGCCGCCAAGACGATTATTACCAAAAACTGGGGCAAGCCCAGGGTCAGATCAATCAGGCGGGAAAGGACGGCGTCCCAAAGGCCGCCGTAGAACCCGGCCACAAACCCCACCACGGTGCCCAGGAGGGTGGCACCTAGGCTTACCGCGAAGGCCACCTGTAGACTAGTGCGGCCGCCCAACAAAAGCTGATGGGCAATGTCCTGCCCCAGATCATCGGTCCCTAAGGGATGCTCCTTGCCCGGAGGGGCCAAGGGGGGACCCTGGTTTTGGAGGGGGTATAAAACAGGTCCTAATCCCACCAAAAGCACCAGCCCAAGGAGTAGGCCAACTCCCATGAATCCTGAGGAGCCCATGGTCATTCCTCCCGGACCCGGGGATCTAGACGCCGGCAGAGGGCATCCCCCAGGAAATTTGCGGTAACAACTCCTACGGAGGTAAACAGGAGGATCCCCTGCAACAGGGGATAGTCTGCGGCCAGGACCGCCTGCTGCAACAGCTGGCCGATCCCGGGATAGGCAAAGAGGATCTCGATTAATACCGCACCGCCAAGTAAGGTGCCCAAAGAGGTGAAGGTACGGGTCACGATGGGGACCAGGCAATTGGCCAGTCCGTGCTTGAACAGCCGCACCTTTCCCGAAAGGCCTTTTAAGTAGGCTGTATGCATAAAGGGTTCCTCCAAGACCCCGATCATGGTGTTACGACAGAGAAGAAAACTGCTGCTGAGCCTGCTTAGGGACAAGGTGGCGATGGGCAAAGCCCCATGGCGGGCTAGATCCTTCACATAATCCCACCAACCAACATACTGGGCGAAATGGGTCCGGGCCCCCCCGAGGGGGAACCACTGCAGCCGCACGCTGAACCCGAAAAGGAGGAGAGTGCCAATCAGAAAGAGGGGCAATTCGCCCACAAGGACCAGAGCCCCATAAAGCACCCTCTCCCAGGGGCGCTTGCGGTACCAGGCCCCAAGACTCCCCAGGACCGTTCCGAGGATGGTGCTGATAAGAAGGCTTGGCACCACCAAAAGCAAGGTCCAACCCATGCGTTTTAGGACCAAGGGGAGCACCGGGGCTTTGAAGTAGATACTCTGTCCCAGATCGCCGGTCAGGATCCCTCGCCAATACTGCACATATTGCTGCCACCAAGGGGCGTCAAGGCCGTAATAGCGGCGGTAGTATTGGACCTGTTGCGCGGTGAGGACACTGATGGTATGATCCGCGTTGATCAGGGTTAGCAAGGGATCCCCGGGCAGCGCCCGGGGAAGGAGGAAATTCAAGTTGAACAGGATCAACAGGGTCAATCCATATTGGAGGAGCCGGTGCTTACTCATTGGTTTGGGCGCTGTCCTCCTGCATCAGGTAAGAGAGTTTGCTGTGGGTGGGTTCGTGGTGATCGAACATGTAGACCCAGCTGTCAAGCTTTGCCCTGTTGTAGACGAAAAAGTCAGTAGTGCAGAACAGCAAGATCTCCGGTACATTCTCCGCCAAAAGCTCCTGCAGCTGATTTAGCAGTTCCTGCCGGACCGCCGGATCGGTGGCCTCCCGCTGAAGCAAGGCTAGTTCCTTGATCTTTGGGTGGTGGAAGCCCGCCGATGTGAACTGGGAGACCAGCTGACTGGGTCCCTCCCAAGCAAAACGTAGGCGTAAGTAGTCTGGGTCCATGCCCATCCCACCATGGCCGAGGAGGGCCAACTGATAGTTCCCTTCTTGTACGAGGGTATCCTTTGTTCTGGCATCCACACTGCGCACCACCAGTTCTACGCCGATCTTCTCTAACTGTTGCTTCAGTACCTGCCCGATTCGTACCTCTCGATCCCCGGCAACCAAGAGGGTAAGGGGAGGAATGACCAGCTCCCCTTCCGCGATCAACTGTTCAGCCAATTCTACCGAGTGGGGATAGTCCCGCACCTGGGGGTAATAGTTGACGTGATCCCGGGGCAACAGGCCGAAGCTACCCGGTACCCCTGCGCCCCGGGTGATCAGTTCCACCAGCTGCTCACGATCAATGGCGTAGGCCAAGGCCTGTCGGAATTGCAGGTTCCCCAAGGGCTCCACGTTCAGGTTAAACAACAACCGATAACCCCAAAAGCCCGGGTTTTGCCTGATTCCGAAATTGGAGTTGGCGATGAAAAGGCCCAAGGCATCGGGGGATACGGTGGCTGCATCAACGGCCCCCTGGAGCAGGGCTAGCGTCTCGTCGGCCACGGGTACGAACTCGATCGCGGATACCCGCGGCGCGGGACCAAAGAACGCGGGGTTTTCCACAAAACGATAGGTGCCGTGTTCTTTATCGTAGGAGTCTAACTTGAAGGGACCGGTGCCGATGAAGGCCGCGGGTTCGGAAAAGGTATAAGGATCAGTAACTTCGGCATAGACGTGCTTGGGGATGATGCGCACCGACCCTAACTTGCCTAGCATGGTGCTGTCGGGGGTGGTCAGTTCTGCAATGAGACGATCCCCTTCCAGGCGGAAGGTTACCTCCCCGGGGGAAATATGGGCCAATACCGGTGGATATTTTAGGGCATACTCCATGGAAAACAGCACATCCTCCGGTGTAAGGTCCCGGCCATCATGCCACTTCACACCGGAACGCAAAGAGAAGACGATGGTGCGTCCGTCGTCTTTCACTTCGTAACTGCTAGCCAGCCAGGGAATGTAACCGGACTCGGTCCGCTCCAGGAGGCTGTCGAAGATGAGCTGCATTTTGTAGATGCCGGGACCCCGGGAGTAATGCAAATAGGGATTGGGTGCCCCCCAGTCCTGGCTGGGCAGACGGAGGACCGGCTTTTCTATCCTGGGTTCCTCTAAGGATTGTTCTGTGGGTTCTGCTGCGGACTGGGTGGGCAACTCCTCCCGTTCTTCCCAATGGGGGAGTTCCTCTGCCTCCTGTGGTCGCAGATTCCACGCCATGATTCCCGCAATCAGCACAGCACAGCCCAGAAAGATAAAAAGGGGAAGGAGCTTTTCTTTGCCTGCCATAGCTTTGCGACAACATCGCGGGCCCGTTTGCCTGCTGTTGTCTACCACCTTTCGTTTTATTGTCCAGATATTCCCTTGATGTCCAAAACCGGTGTATCCGGGAAGGCATCAAGACCGGCGACGGTAAGTATGTTGTCTTTGCGCAGGATCAACCGTACCTCTGTGACACCGATGGGATTGGGTCGATAGGGACTACGGGTGGCAAAGGAGCCTAAAAGGGGCTGGGTAGGATCGCCGTACCGATGTCCCTGCCAGGCATGCTCCCTGGGTATGAGGTGCAGCCAGTAGAGGACGAGCAGGTGGGAACAGTGTTCGACGCCCAGCAGTGCTTCTCGGTATGCCGGATCAACATGGATCTCCACCAGCTCCGGGAAGGGATACCGATCCCGGGGTCCAACTTCCTTGGGAGCGACTACTTCCTTCCGGTATCGTACGTACCCAATGGGTTTCACTTGCCACATGGTTACTGTCCCCGGGTCCTGTCCCAGCGGACCGGTTCTTCTTGGGCACAGGGAATGCAGCAGATCTGCCCGTCCCGTACCCGTAACCTTCCTTCGCTGGTGCTCTCGCCACAAAAGCTGCACCGGAAAGAAGGATAAATCCGGGCCTTGGGGGGCGATTCCCAGACTACTTCGGTAACTTGGGCAAACTGTTCCTCTGGCATTGCCAGGAGCTCATCAACGGACAAATCCTTCGGCCAATCCAGTGTCTTGGGACTGATGCGGATGGCCTTCTTTGCGGAGCGTAGTCCGAAGGTGTACACTTGCTTGCCGTAGTCCCGGAGAAATAGGTTACCCTTTCCTAGGGTAGCTCCCGTTACCACCGAGATGGCATCCACCGCACAGGAGGCATTTTCTACGATGGCTACTATCTCTTCGTCGGCGGCCCTTTCCGCAGCCAGCTTGTCCAGGGCCAAGGTCCCCACCCGATAACCAATGGCCAAGCCCTTGCAGGTATGGCCGTGAAACTCCTGACACCGCTCCCACATGTGGTATTCCTCCAGTATTACGAATCTCAAATTCGTGTTACTGACAGTATAGGGGAGGGGTTGCGGACATGTCAAGTATTAGTATGCTTGGTGAGGAAAGGATCTGGGTGAGCCGATGGGGGAAGGGGCCCAAGTCTCCTTGGACCCCGTTACGGTGTTAGTAACCGATCTCGATCTTGTGCTGTCCGGCGGGGAGGTTGAACTCCAACATCTCGTTGGCTCCCACCTGCCGGTAAAGGACCCACACATCACGGCCGTTGAGAAGTACCTTCCGGGGCCGAGCCGCGGTCCGCACTGCTACCTTGGTGAATTCCTCCACCACGGCCACTTCCAGGCAGAGGCCATCGCTTTCCTTGGTCAGGCTTGCGGCCATGGATTGATCGCTAGAAAGCTGCACCTGTCCTTCAAAGGTCACCTGGTTGCCGTTGAAAAGCCCTATCCGGTTCCAAGTGTCTTCTGCCCAACGGACATAGGCCACCTGGCCGGTGACCGCCAAATCGCCAAGGGTCAACGGGTTGGTACTACTCTTCTTATTGAACGCGATCTGATCTTGCCAGTCCGGGGAGACGATGTCCAGGTACAGGGCCTGGTCATCGTCCTGCCCTATTTGAGCCTGCAGATCCAAGGCTTGTTCTTTGGGGCCGAACTGGACCAGTACCAGGAACTGATCCTCCACCGCGGGTTCGTCCCAGCTTGCCACCAGGTAGGGATGGGGTTGGGCGGTGGTGGCCAGATAGCCCTCTTCCAGCCTAAACTGGGGCACCCGGGAATCCAAAAACTCCACCAGGGCATGGTGTTTGCTCCCCTCCAGCCGGTAACTGTTTTGGCTGTGCGGGATCAAATCCCCTTCGGTGTGTAATACCCACTCAAAGGTGACCGGTAGACCCGAGGACCGGAGCCGATCGTAGACCAGAAGATAATCCTCCTTGATGAAGACGTTATGCCGCTGGAAGCTATCTAGATCCGCGTAGCTGTAGCCCCCCTCTCCAGACACGTAATTGAAGGTGTCGGAACCGAAGTAGCCGAGGATCTCACCTTTGTAGGGCTTTTCCTGACCCATGCCGTTTACCAGGATCGTGTTGTGGGCTGCGGTGGTCTGGTAATAGGTGGCGTGTAAGGGATTGCCGTAGCTGGAGATCCCGCTTTCGGCGAGGAGCTTATCTTCCCCGACCCACAGGTTGATTCCGTTGCGGTCCGGGTGGTCGTGGGCGGGAACGTAGGGCTGGGAGTTAAAGGAGAAAAGGGCGGCATCCTTCTCCCAACTGGTCCGCATGGTGACCACCCCTATGCCGGCAAAAAGCTGGGAAGTGGCCAGAAGCCCTGCGGGTGATTTGGCCTCCAAGGTGGGGTCGTACCAGAGGAAGTACCAGATATCCAGTGGTGGGCCACCCAGTTCTGTCAGGTACCACTGAT is a window of Bacillota bacterium DNA encoding:
- a CDS encoding DUF4962 domain-containing protein: SREPLGWDQVDGFEFYASGWGHEADPTTVLYFGDMRLIRLEEALTQQSLFLQREQLARLEGVISTMDDELTIDLPVPHPYLFIQSSQLDELRQRLSSNYLNRQLLNRIAADARKALTVPIPTVKERLEDLEPWEIDGRVVTRLMGDNVEQFALAMAAVARANRVRSQVIQLAGAYLLTGQEELGMRAKEWLMAATTWGRWTVPGWTLISPTSQLPPGGDDGEWFGTSSMLVAMALGYDWLQDLLTAEEKEAIKEAVYWHCQKIISDFVNKVPWYVRSNAAYSNQWTIVYSALGLAGVAFYHDFPEAREWIILARNNTIQSLDEQCPSGGFTEGVGYAVHTIRDILPFAEALADAGDLRIVEHPFWRNAGYYFIHLTSPDRKYNLNINDCAATVVQGTDIRYYISAAAKRYQDPVYQWYLTELGGPPLDIWYFLWYDPTLEAKSPAGLLATSQLFAGIGVVTMRTSWEKDAALFSFNSQPYVPAHDHPDRNGINLWVGEDKLLAESGISSYGNPLHATYYQTTAAHNTILVNGMGQEKPYKGEILGYFGSDTFNYVSGEGGYSYADLDSFQRHNVFIKEDYLLVYDRLRSSGLPVTFEWVLHTEGDLIPHSQNSYRLEGSKHHALVEFLDSRVPQFRLEEGYLATTAQPHPYLVASWDEPAVEDQFLVLVQFGPKEQALDLQAQIGQDDDQALYLDIVSPDWQDQIAFNKKSSTNPLTLGDLAVTGQVAYVRWAEDTWNRIGLFNGNQVTFEGQVQLSSDQSMAASLTKESDGLCLEVAVVEEFTKVAVRTAARPRKVLLNGRDVWVLYRQVGANEMLEFNLPAGQHKIEIGY
- a CDS encoding ABC transporter permease translates to MGSSGFMGVGLLLGLVLLVGLGPVLYPLQNQGPPLAPPGKEHPLGTDDLGQDIAHQLLLGGRTSLQVAFAVSLGATLLGTVVGFVAGFYGGLWDAVLSRLIDLTLGLPQFLVIIVLAAWLGPSLRNTILVLTLFSWMMPARLIRANTAQLKEARFVKAARSYGAGPLYLFFRHLLPSLAPLMGLSALRVANRAVMAEAGLALLGLGDPTVPSWGQLIRQALAFPALWHTDFWKWWLLAPQVAITWVLLALALVYRGIDGTTHGK
- a CDS encoding formylmethanofuran dehydrogenase, which translates into the protein MWERCQEFHGHTCKGLAIGYRVGTLALDKLAAERAADEEIVAIVENASCAVDAISVVTGATLGKGNLFLRDYGKQVYTFGLRSAKKAIRISPKTLDWPKDLSVDELLAMPEEQFAQVTEVVWESPPKARIYPSFRCSFCGESTSEGRLRVRDGQICCIPCAQEEPVRWDRTRGQ
- a CDS encoding diguanylate phosphodiesterase, which produces MAGKEKLLPLFIFLGCAVLIAGIMAWNLRPQEAEELPHWEEREELPTQSAAEPTEQSLEEPRIEKPVLRLPSQDWGAPNPYLHYSRGPGIYKMQLIFDSLLERTESGYIPWLASSYEVKDDGRTIVFSLRSGVKWHDGRDLTPEDVLFSMEYALKYPPVLAHISPGEVTFRLEGDRLIAELTTPDSTMLGKLGSVRIIPKHVYAEVTDPYTFSEPAAFIGTGPFKLDSYDKEHGTYRFVENPAFFGPAPRVSAIEFVPVADETLALLQGAVDAATVSPDALGLFIANSNFGIRQNPGFWGYRLLFNLNVEPLGNLQFRQALAYAIDREQLVELITRGAGVPGSFGLLPRDHVNYYPQVRDYPHSVELAEQLIAEGELVIPPLTLLVAGDREVRIGQVLKQQLEKIGVELVVRSVDARTKDTLVQEGNYQLALLGHGGMGMDPDYLRLRFAWEGPSQLVSQFTSAGFHHPKIKELALLQREATDPAVRQELLNQLQELLAENVPEILLFCTTDFFVYNRAKLDSWVYMFDHHEPTHSKLSYLMQEDSAQTNE
- the tsaA gene encoding tRNA (N6-threonylcarbamoyladenosine(37)-N6)-methyltransferase TrmO, which gives rise to MWQVKPIGYVRYRKEVVAPKEVGPRDRYPFPELVEIHVDPAYREALLGVEHCSHLLVLYWLHLIPREHAWQGHRYGDPTQPLLGSFATRSPYRPNPIGVTEVRLILRKDNILTVAGLDAFPDTPVLDIKGISGQ
- a CDS encoding ABC transporter permease; this encodes MSKHRLLQYGLTLLILFNLNFLLPRALPGDPLLTLINADHTISVLTAQQVQYYRRYYGLDAPWWQQYVQYWRGILTGDLGQSIYFKAPVLPLVLKRMGWTLLLVVPSLLISTILGTVLGSLGAWYRKRPWERVLYGALVLVGELPLFLIGTLLLFGFSVRLQWFPLGGARTHFAQYVGWWDYVKDLARHGALPIATLSLSRLSSSFLLCRNTMIGVLEEPFMHTAYLKGLSGKVRLFKHGLANCLVPIVTRTFTSLGTLLGGAVLIEILFAYPGIGQLLQQAVLAADYPLLQGILLFTSVGVVTANFLGDALCRRLDPRVREE